ataccattcgcctttttcaccgcctgctgtacctgcatgcccactttcaatgactggtgtacaatgacacccaggtctcgttgcacctccccttttcctaattggccaccattcagataataatctgttttcctgttcttgccaccaaagtggataacctcacatttatccacattaaattgcatctgccatgagtttgctcactcacctaacctatccaagtcaccctgcatcctcttagcatcctcctcacagctaacactgccgcccagcttcgtgccatttgcaaacttggagatgctgcatttaattccctcgtctaagtcattaatatatattgtaaacaactggggtcccagcactgagccttgcggtaccccactagtcactgcctgccattctgaaaaggtcccgtttattcccactctttgcttcctgtctgccaaccaattctctatccacatcaataccatacccccaataccgtgtgctttaagtttgcacactaatctcctgtgtgggaccttgtcaaaagccctttgaaaatccaaatataccacatccactggttctcccctatccactctactagttacatcctcaaaaaattctataagattcatcagacatgattttgctgtcacaaatccatgctgactttgtccgacgatttcactgctttccaaatcaagattcaagattcaaaaaactttattgtcattctaaccgtacatcagctctgcagggcagaatgagagcgtttcccaggagcagtgcaatcataacataatgaacgcaacactaaataattaacataacaataaatagtaaaacacaacagccacatgtcagttaaaatcaagttataaatgTCCAGTGCGAGTTACAAGTGTTCAAAAGCacagtcaggtagagcagctacttagcagtctgactgcctgtgggaggaagctgtttagtagccttgtggttttagttttgatgctcctgtaacgtttgcctgatggcagaagaacaaacagttcatggagaaggtgtgaggggctgttatcacatctttgataactgactctagcattttccccaccaccgatgtcaggctaattccccggtttctctctccctcctttttcaaaaagcggggttacattagccaccctccaattcctGATAGGTTCTTAATAAGGGTGCCaaagcttacaggaagaaagcagaaaaatgtggttgagaggaataataaatcagccatgatggaacagcagaaCAGGTGCAATCTGTCAATTGGCTCAATTATTTGcacctacgtcttatggtcttagctaTTCTTGGTATCTCCTTCAGATATTCTGCCTCTGAAATTAACAACAAATAAATATACAGTCCACATGAGGTTGGACCTTGCCTCACTTACCACACCTTCACAAATATACTTCTAGAAATGGTTtccccatgctgaccaagatcaGTTCAACTAGCCCTGTCATTCTTTATTCACAGGGATCTCAGGCAAGCAGTACTGTTTCCACCGATGTTCTTGCTGACAGGCATCACCCTGCACTAGGGAAATTCCTGACTTAGGTAGACAATGGGCTGTGGTATGTCTCGTTGATAAGAAAAGTCACCTTACCTTTGGAGATTTGGGAGGGTCTGGTTTCTTCGACTGAGGTGGAAACAGCCTCATTGTTTTCGTCGATGTGAGAGGTGACTGAGGTTTTCTTGGAGGGCGGGGTGGAGGAAGCAAAGTGGAGTTTTCATATCTCCGCAGCATGTAGTacatctcctcactgatctcctctACGGTGACTGTTGGCGTCGCACATGGAATGTCTGCCCCTTGTTCTTGCATGACCTGAATGGTCATGTTCACTCTTTGAACTGGAACCCTGAAGCATTCTGATGGACTATCCGACAAACTAATCAGAAGACAAGGATCGGCAATTTCTTCTTCGATTCGTAATGAGGCCAAGGCAGCTAAATTGTCATTGATTGACAAATCTCTAATGGATACTTTAACATTAAATGGAAGGTTAAATTGTTTACAAATATCCGAAATATCATACTGCTTTTTATCGTGGACAACTTCGACAAAGCCCCCTTCCATATATGTTGGAAGAAGAACTTGTTCATAgtccttttccaatattttttcacaaGCCACAGCTTCAATTAGATACTTCTCTCCTTCATGGTTGACTTCAACATTCTGGCGACAATGGACAAGAAACTGATCTCCTACAACAACAGAGGCAAATTCTGCATACTCAGAGACAAACTCTTTTGTTGCAATGACATGCAAGGGTTCATTGTTTTTAATGGCAAGCATCAAGTCATAGACAGTTGGGAATTCCCTTGGCCTTCTTTTAAATCGACCCTTGTAGCTTTTGGGGATTAAAAAATGCTTTTTATTTAAATCGCTTTTGTTCTCAGAGGCAATTATTGTGTTGGATAAGTGTTTACTGTGGATGATAATTTGCTTTCCAGTCATCAGTGATTTGTAAATACACTGTTGGTCCGGCCACTCAACAACTACAGCCAACAGTGGGAAGTCTCCATGTGGTCTTTTATAAACATCAGTTAAGGACAATAGTTGTACAAATGAGTTAAGGTCATAACTTTCTGTTATATCTTTAACCTCTACATCCAAGTTAGATGGTATGCGTAAAATATCCATTCCAACTGTAGGAAAAAAGAGGAAGCAAGtcagtcatttttttttctcagatgcatacatagaaaatacaacaaaacagtacaacatgccctttggcctacaatgcctGTACTGCCCACAACAATAATTTAAACTAATCCTGGCAACCTGCAGatgatccatatctctccacTCCCTAAGTGTTCATaggcctgtctaaatgcctcgaATGGTGATATCgtatctgcttctatcaccaGTCCTAGCAGCACTTTCCAGGCACCTACCTGGAATTATTTCTCTttggaaaatatttaatttatttgcctgtttatttagttattgattgagatacagcacagccgTTTTTGCCCTTgtaagccacactgcccagcaaactctgatttaaccctagccaaaggacaatttacaatggccaactaaccTTCCAataggtacgtctttggactctgTATTTCAATGCACCCGAGGGTCTTGCCATTTACAACATACTTTTctcttacatttgatctcccaaagtgcagtaCATCACACTTGTCAACACTAAGCTACATCAATCATTTCCTCACATGTGGCTTCAACTGATCaacagcatccaagacatcttcatggatcaatgcctcaaaatggtgacatccatcattaataaGCCCCTATTACCTAAAACATGCCATTTTCTtatattgtatcacttcttaatgcatgcattattaaatgacaataaaagaggactgcatgtcctcataatctaattttctcattgctaccatcaaggaggtacaggagcctgaaggcacacactcagtgaaccACCTGATTGGcttatcagagttctctttggggactagttgacttgatcaacatttctgatctggctattgttcacgattgcacttaattaaaaaaaaaactcagtgattcaggaacggcttcttcctctctgccatcagatttctgaatggacactgaacccatgaacacttctgtGGCCAagacaattttgaatccaatctacCAAGTCTCCATGGAACAGTCTACCAAGCGGGACCCTGCTGAATATTTTACTGATGTCTACCCATTGCAGTTATAACCTGAAATCAAATTATGATTTATCAAACATTATACCTTAATCCCTCGTAGCACCTGTTTTTTTTGTCTCTCCAAGGCATGAATCAGGTGTTAAACACATGAAAACTGCTCCTATTCATTGTATAAGGTAGCAATACATTCCACAAGAGCATCACCCTCCTAAAGCAATGGCTTCTCCAGATTTACTGAGAATTCAACAGGACTGAACATGTGTACAACTTTTCTGGACTGTTACCCCAATATGTTACATCATTACCACAGGTTAAACTATTGTTCCTTACACATTCCCCGGTTCTCTATTCTTATGTATGATTCCGAGGGTAGATCGAAGAGTGCAAATTGTACAGGAGAGATTTTAAGTTTGCAGATTGGACAGAATTGCAAAGGTTTAACTCTAGCACCAGGGAGGAGAGGAGTTAATTATCCTTTCTCAAGGTGAAATGTCTAATGTCACCTTCCCAAAATCTCACTGTTGGGCAGTTGCagtatttatagaacatagaaatctacagcactttacaggctattcagtccacaatgttgtgcaaccatgtaacctactctcgaaactgcctggaatttccctaccgcatagccctctattttgttcGAAATGGGTTGGAGTCCCTTCTGTTATGCAAAATTGTAGCCTTCTGATATCAAAGTGAACACATCCTATTTTAGAAGCACAGTCTGTAGACTACAATTAATTTCCACAATTATTCTTAGGAGAGAAAGGCACAGAATTAATTGCTATGATGTTACAAAAAGCATGTGTTCACTCTCTATGCTCCACAATACAACCCGAGCTGCTGGAACAGTCGCATTGGGACTTTCGACACGATATTATCATTTCAGATTCCCAAACCATTAACCCAGCTGCAAATGGGTTCACAAGCTCCTGTTCATTATGATCCAGCAAAATCACCGTTCCTGTCTACACACTGGTGTCACACTATACGGAGAATAGAGGTGCGCGACAGATAGATTCATTTCAAGGTTTCTTTTCAAATCAGAACAATGAGACTCACAGCTAGCAGGGCAAAGGAATGTCAAAAGCACTGCAAACGTCTTCTTGCTGCTCTTCTCAGCTCTTGGTTTCGGATAAATTTTGCGAAGGGAAAAATTATCATGGCTGCGATAAATGCACATTCAAAATGgatagaaacagttaatattgATGCCTGTATACCCCATAGAAGGATTTCAAAGTTGAgaagtttctttgttctgtgtaaCAGGAAATGAAATGCTAAATTTGACAATTTTTTCCTCAGGAAAGTAGTGAATCATGTGTGCACTGATCTGAACCATGCATTAGCAGAAATAGCAGTACATTGTGAAAGGCGACCAAACAAGATAAAAGGAGATAAAATGAGTACGTCTTTTGTTTCTCTATGTTAGAGAACAACCTGATGGATTGAATTAGGTTCctttgttgaattgaattgactttattacttacatccttcgtatacatgaggagtaaaaatctttaagttacgcctccgtctaaatatgcaatgagcaatttatagtaatttataataaatagtatgtataacaatataacatagaaatacagttgtgtcagcatgaattaatcagcctgatgtcctggtgggagaagctgtcTCAAAGACTGCTGGCCCTGGCTTTTATTCccacagtttgtggttggggtgacttgggtccccaatgatccttttggccctttttacacacctttgTAAAtggcctgaatagtgggaagtccacatctacagatgcactgggctgtccgtaccactctctgcagagtcctgtgattgagggaagtacagttcctataccaggcaatgatgaagccagtcaggatgttctcaattgtgtccctgtagaaagttcttaggatttgggggcccataccaaacttcttcaaccgtctgaggtgaaagaggcactgttgtgcctttttcaccacacagctggtatgtagaGACCATGTTAGATCCTCAATGATGTTTATGCTAAGGAACTtaaaagctgttcatcctctcaaccccagatccactgatgtcaataggggttatcctgtctccattcctcctgtagtccacaaccagctcctcttATTTTGTGGCATtgagaggttgctttcttgacacaacTATGACagggttgttatagctgggggtggtagtgggataaattcccactacctattctattaaatgttcccaaatgGTGTGCACTTCAGATAGGTGCTGACAACCAAGCTTAGCTCCCGCCCTTCACATGTAGCttggctactaagcccggcagaatcattttgactgacaggagaaggagcagaggcgagttactggtgccttaaaaccagtcaacttgggcagatggggctcgtcagccacggttggcagcccatctagaaggaaaactctgatctcaaaccttcactgccttgcagctatacccaatcaaagggaaggctttgggagtgaacccagcgggaaaaatctggagctggagtccccaagtCCTATGctgacaactcctgcaatgctgccgGTTCCAAActctattggtctctgccattcctttggtttcatcagatgcctggagagggggagcttgctacgtgggcaacagcttgctctccatgttgtactgccctggcctACATATCTGGACAGCTAGGACTCAAAATCCGTGGTTGACCCTGACCTACAGAGGCCCCTCTCAAATTGAATTAGTAAATAAAgatctttatttttttattttgatttaacATTGGATTGCATTTCATGTATGTattcttttatgcatgctttcaTCCAAACTTCGAGGAAGAGTGGTGATAACTAAGGTGGGCTTTGATGGTCATCATGGacacatgggctgaagggcctgttctcagTCGTGTGACTATGATTCTATAACTCTGTGAAGGAAAGTCAGACTCAAGAgcttctgctgatgctggaaatctcgagcaacacacacacgaaaaatgcaggaggaagccagcaggtcaggcagcatctatcgaggaAAATAAACAACTGATGCTTCACCAGAACTTATTAAAACATCAGTCATTTAtttccccaccatagatgctgcttgacctgctgagctcctccagcatttagtgtgtattgctcaaggGAGGAAGTTTATGCCGCACTCCTGTTGTCAGTGATGCCCCCTAGTGGGCGAGGGGCATAGAACAAGTAGCTTCTCCACTTTGGCCTGTACGGAGTTACTCAATGTTTGCATCTTGTACTTCGAGTGCTTTTGAGACAGACATTTCTGCTTTACCTTATTCAAATAGTGGTGAACTTCCAGAATCCTGTAGCAAAATAATTATAATTAAAGTACCAGGAAAATTCCTGTTAGCCCACAAATTTTCTCTCAAACATTTCACTGGGCTAAAGCAGTGAATCTCCAGAACTGTGATGAAGCATAGACAAGTACTCACATTTCATCACTGCTTGTATCTCATAGACAGGCAGTAGGCACACATCACCCTGTAAATACTCTTTGTAAGGATTCTCTTTGCAGGTGGCCATTGTTTTCATGAGCTTCACAACTCGCCTTCTGTGCTTGGAGATCTTCCATTCTACAATCTCCTTCAGAGTATAAAACTGGTCATCTTCACATTCATGAAATGTTCCTTCGAATGACAATGGAATTCTTAACGTTTTGGTTTTGGCACCTTTGATAACTGTGCAGTTGACGTACTCCTTGCCGCCCACTTCTGCCAGAGAGTTTAGCACTATATGTTCACCTTTTTTAATGAAGATGTCATTCAGCTGAATGTCCACAGTGCTCCAGAAATGAGGATGACCCAAGCGGCTGTCCCCAATTTTTACCGATCTTACGATATCCTTCAAACTAGTATACGGGCATGGATCAACAAGAAGCTTGAAGAAACCTGatgaaaataaaatcacaaaTTAGCTGCTATTCATCCTAGAGTCAGGGAGCAGTACAGAATAGGAttgggccctttagcccatctactccatgctgaacgaatattctgccaagtcccatcaacctacacctggaccaaagccctccatgtccctcccatcatgttgaaatcaaacccacaccaccagcctgctggcagctcattctgcacttgcaacaccctctgagtgaagaaattccccctcagatttcccttaagtatttcacctttaaGCTCTAGTTacagtctcacccagcctcagtgggaaaaaaccTGCCTACGTtaaccctcataattctgtacatctctatcaaatctccactcaatcttcgacattccagggaatgaagtcataacctatttaatcttccttataactcaggtcctcaagttccggCAGTATCCTCGTGTATTTTCtcttactctttcaaccttactaatATCTTTTTTGTATTCAGGtagtcagaactgcacacaatactacacaaaatgctggagaaatacagctggccaggtagcatctatggaaaaaagtaaacatttgatgtttcaggctaagatctttcatcaggactttcatccgcccaaaatgtcgactgtttactcttttccatagatgctgcctggcctgctgagttcctccagcattttgtgtgtgttgtttgatttccagcatctgcagattttctcatgtttgcacaAAATACTTaccgtcttatacaacttcaatataacacccTAATTTCTGTACTTAGTAgtctgatttatgaaagctaatgtgccaaaaggtctgtttACGATCCTCtctacctgtaacaccactttcaaggaattatggatctgtttcCCCATATCCCTGCTTCACACTTCAGCAccttaccactcactgtgtaagtaaATTTCTATCTAAAAATAAATAGTATATAAGTTATGTCTTAAGTTCTTGTTTTATAATAGTAACTTAGCTATAGATCACATGTCATAAATACTTCAGGAAATACAAAATGAATGGTTTCTCACATCATGTAACTTTATTAAAATTTTTACTTAAACCCAGCTCAGATCAACTAAACGGGcatggaaatctgaaagaaaagctaACAGCTGGTGTACTATGGATGAAAAATGTATCTATTCATTAGGGTTAGTACCAAATGCATTTTCAAAT
The sequence above is drawn from the Mobula hypostoma chromosome 2, sMobHyp1.1, whole genome shotgun sequence genome and encodes:
- the themis gene encoding protein THEMIS; the encoded protein is MALTLENYIDSLDPTTLPRVLQILCGIYSEGSVYEMQGQVCCLSTGEIIKVVGFKVVKVKVKSCKFLEGIISPFTVELPLDYPGFFKLLVDPCPYTSLKDIVRSVKIGDSRLGHPHFWSTVDIQLNDIFIKKGEHIVLNSLAEVGGKEYVNCTVIKGAKTKTLRIPLSFEGTFHECEDDQFYTLKEIVEWKISKHRRRVVKLMKTMATCKENPYKEYLQGDVCLLPVYEIQAVMKFGMDILRIPSNLDVEVKDITESYDLNSFVQLLSLTDVYKRPHGDFPLLAVVVEWPDQQCIYKSLMTGKQIIIHSKHLSNTIIASENKSDLNKKHFLIPKSYKGRFKRRPREFPTVYDLMLAIKNNEPLHVIATKEFVSEYAEFASVVVGDQFLVHCRQNVEVNHEGEKYLIEAVACEKILEKDYEQVLLPTYMEGGFVEVVHDKKQYDISDICKQFNLPFNVKVSIRDLSINDNLAALASLRIEEEIADPCLLISLSDSPSECFRVPVQRVNMTIQVMQEQGADIPCATPTVTVEEISEEMYYMLRRYENSTLLPPPRPPRKPQSPLTSTKTMRLFPPQSKKPDPPKSPKSSPTGKPRNKAKSQKFVPDVTAKPENIVPILITEPGAPATDTTLLKDLENLNLSDEHDYEYINENEIEDVRKQLNENEHLSKKNCKSEKETQ